One Chitinophaga sp. H8 DNA window includes the following coding sequences:
- the ltrA gene encoding group II intron reverse transcriptase/maturase, whose translation MRNPEVVLNNLTKQSMKPNYRFEKLYRVLFNEEMFYVAYQQLYAKEGNMTPGTDGQTIDEMSLKRIDKLIGSLRDETYQPQPARRVYIPKKDGKNRPLGIPSFNDKLVQQTVKMILESIYEASFEPTSHGFRPHRSCHTALINVNRNYSGVKWFVEGDIKGFFDNISHEVLIGILRERIDDDRFIRLIRKFLNAGYVEDWVFHKTYSGTPQGGIISPIMANIYLDKLDKFIREYAAKFDKGARRTDNPDYFRLSRKIAKLNYKLEQVEESQRTLRREKVKEILKERALLSAGDSMDESFRRLKYIRYADDFLIGVIGSKEDCQFIKQDISNFLKEKLNLELSNEKTLITHASERAKFLGYEIYVRKSTTDTKRNVLGNLSRCYNGRVVLCLPTDTMRKKLNDYEVLRFTKHNNVEKWKPQSRIKLVNNDDLEILETYNAEIRGFYNYFSIAFNAAAVHDFSHIMQYSMYKTFAKKYKSSVRQIIARYRVNKDFAVRFVNKKGEQKTRVFYNNGFKKKRVAFANLSDVMPSSIFNTSGTSLIDRLKAQKCELCGNTETLEMHHVRRLKDLQGKEPWKIHMIARRRKTMAVCKPCHTKIHNGG comes from the coding sequence ATGAGAAATCCAGAAGTTGTATTAAACAATCTAACGAAGCAAAGCATGAAGCCTAACTACAGGTTTGAAAAGCTTTATCGTGTTCTTTTCAATGAGGAAATGTTTTATGTCGCCTACCAGCAGTTGTATGCTAAGGAAGGTAACATGACACCAGGGACAGATGGTCAAACAATTGACGAAATGAGCCTGAAACGCATTGATAAATTAATCGGTAGCCTCAGAGATGAAACCTACCAGCCCCAACCGGCAAGAAGGGTGTATATACCAAAAAAGGACGGCAAAAATCGGCCTTTAGGTATACCATCATTTAATGACAAATTAGTTCAACAGACAGTGAAGATGATTTTGGAATCTATTTATGAAGCAAGTTTTGAGCCTACATCGCATGGGTTCCGGCCGCATCGTAGCTGTCACACTGCACTGATTAATGTCAACAGGAACTACTCAGGTGTTAAGTGGTTTGTCGAAGGCGATATCAAGGGATTTTTTGACAACATCAGTCATGAGGTGTTGATCGGAATACTAAGAGAACGCATTGATGACGACCGTTTTATCCGCCTGATTAGAAAATTCCTGAATGCCGGATACGTTGAAGATTGGGTATTTCACAAAACGTACAGTGGTACACCGCAAGGCGGTATTATCAGTCCGATTATGGCAAACATATATCTGGACAAGCTGGACAAGTTTATACGTGAATATGCAGCAAAATTTGACAAGGGAGCAAGAAGAACGGATAATCCTGACTATTTCAGACTAAGTAGGAAGATTGCTAAGCTAAACTACAAACTTGAACAAGTTGAAGAATCTCAACGGACGTTGAGGAGAGAAAAAGTGAAGGAGATCCTTAAAGAACGTGCATTGTTATCCGCTGGTGATTCAATGGATGAATCGTTCCGTAGGTTGAAGTACATCAGGTACGCAGACGACTTCTTAATTGGAGTGATTGGAAGCAAAGAAGATTGTCAGTTTATTAAACAGGACATCAGCAACTTTCTTAAGGAGAAGCTGAACCTTGAACTGTCAAACGAAAAGACACTGATCACCCATGCAAGTGAGCGTGCTAAATTCCTGGGATATGAAATCTATGTGCGAAAATCCACAACAGACACCAAAAGGAATGTACTCGGAAATCTCAGTCGTTGCTATAATGGAAGGGTTGTGTTATGCCTGCCTACAGATACGATGAGGAAAAAACTAAACGACTATGAGGTGTTACGGTTTACCAAACACAACAACGTTGAAAAGTGGAAACCACAAAGTAGAATAAAGCTGGTCAATAATGACGATCTGGAAATATTGGAAACGTATAACGCTGAAATCAGGGGTTTCTACAACTACTTCTCAATTGCCTTCAATGCCGCTGCTGTTCACGACTTCAGCCACATTATGCAGTACAGTATGTACAAGACTTTTGCAAAGAAGTATAAATCCTCTGTACGGCAAATTATTGCGAGATACCGGGTAAACAAGGACTTCGCAGTGCGTTTTGTGAACAAAAAGGGTGAACAGAAGACCAGAGTATTCTATAACAACGGATTCAAGAAAAAACGTGTAGCGTTTGCGAATTTAAGTGATGTGATGCCAAGTAGCATTTTTAACACATCCGGCACAAGTCTGATTGACAGATTGAAAGCCCAAAAGTGTGAATTATGTGGCAATACGGAAACTTTAGAAATGCACCATGTGCGCAGGCTGAAAGACCTTCAAGGTAAAGAACCCTGGAAAATACACATGATTGCAAGACGGAGGAAGACAATGGCAGTTTGTAAGCCATGTCATACTAAAATTCACAATGGAGGTTAG
- a CDS encoding DUF4134 domain-containing protein: MMCRMKIKGVSRQQLTAVTLCTMLVLQQLAVQAQSGKAGIDKATSEIGGYFGAGEKLMYAVGAVIGLIGAVKVYQKWSGGDQDTSKVAAAWFGACIFLVVVAAILRSFFGVQ, translated from the coding sequence ATGATGTGCAGAATGAAAATTAAGGGGGTTTCCCGACAACAATTAACAGCAGTGACTTTATGTACTATGCTGGTTTTACAACAGCTTGCAGTGCAGGCGCAGAGCGGAAAAGCAGGGATTGACAAAGCCACTTCTGAGATCGGTGGATATTTCGGCGCCGGTGAAAAATTAATGTACGCCGTGGGTGCGGTCATTGGACTTATTGGCGCTGTAAAGGTGTATCAGAAATGGTCAGGCGGTGATCAGGATACCAGCAAAGTCGCCGCCGCGTGGTTCGGAGCTTGTATTTTCCTGGTAGTGGTAGCTGCAATATTACGTAGTTTTTTCGGTGTGCAATGA
- a CDS encoding Crp/Fnr family transcriptional regulator, translated as MNPLIAAISNFGNLSEDLLLDIDSRLKYVSYKKKDLILREGEICNHLFFVTKGLLRSYYYHQKQEVNSMFMEEGDFVISVLSYYKRVPSYEFIEAIEEVELCGFHYDDLNYLYKTYQEFNTIGRQLTESYFCLAEERLKALRFNDAMGKYEFLMNKKTNLINRVPLKDLATYLSITPETLSRMRSSFR; from the coding sequence ATGAATCCGCTTATTGCAGCCATTTCGAATTTTGGGAATCTATCAGAAGATCTTCTACTGGATATTGACAGCAGGTTAAAGTATGTAAGTTATAAAAAGAAAGACCTGATATTAAGAGAAGGAGAAATTTGCAATCATCTTTTCTTTGTCACCAAAGGTCTGCTCAGATCCTATTATTATCATCAGAAGCAGGAAGTCAATTCCATGTTTATGGAGGAAGGTGATTTTGTGATCTCTGTGTTGTCTTATTATAAAAGGGTGCCCAGCTATGAATTTATTGAGGCTATTGAAGAGGTGGAACTGTGCGGCTTCCATTACGATGACTTAAATTATCTGTATAAAACCTACCAGGAGTTTAATACCATTGGAAGGCAACTTACCGAATCTTATTTTTGCCTCGCTGAAGAACGACTTAAAGCACTGCGGTTCAATGATGCGATGGGGAAGTATGAATTTTTAATGAATAAGAAAACCAACCTAATCAATCGGGTACCGTTAAAAGACCTGGCTACCTATCTGTCTATTACTCCCGAAACACTCTCACGTATGCGGTCTTCCTTCCGCTGA
- a CDS encoding peroxiredoxin family protein, with the protein MITANAQDYKDNTPKVGDTIQNHSFKEVRNFPNNVKSISDFRGKWLVIDFWSMNCSGCIQGFPVMDKLQQQFKGQVQVIMAANVNPIRKGSLASHLRLFELQSKSHNLTVAFEFDSLFAKQMNMNNHLVPVIFVIDPSGVVRTKGYKMDSLTLSNIIKGEKVTYKLSSADHVAKGYNYKLPLMTNGIQANGDLDTNFVFRSLLAIWNENTSEANCHGFDDSKKALFKGRAEALGFDLGGLLRIAYTGKPSWGPGDSLYVQLSQDVINETNRRNLLDGKYLQIDTAGIDYNKKRKIIGVNMFSYSIINKNPGTTKAQLRQSMLKDVEGYFNIETKIEKRKVKVWKLVIIDSNLSKNLRSKGGQSEMLLKGITDGEGYRLTNYSIDQIVINSLLLLPIRSIDQSNHYTPIIINATGINFNIDLNLHANMYDLNSVRKSLNNFGLDLVPAEDFINAIVVSDRK; encoded by the coding sequence GTGATTACTGCAAATGCGCAGGACTATAAAGACAATACTCCAAAAGTTGGAGACACGATCCAGAACCATTCTTTTAAGGAAGTAAGAAACTTTCCAAATAATGTGAAGTCTATTTCAGATTTTAGGGGTAAATGGCTCGTGATAGATTTTTGGTCAATGAATTGTTCTGGCTGTATTCAAGGTTTTCCAGTTATGGATAAATTGCAACAACAATTCAAAGGCCAGGTTCAGGTTATTATGGCTGCAAACGTTAATCCTATCAGAAAAGGTAGTTTGGCCAGTCATCTGAGATTATTTGAGTTACAGTCAAAGTCTCACAACTTAACAGTCGCTTTTGAATTTGATAGTCTATTCGCAAAGCAGATGAATATGAATAATCATTTGGTTCCGGTTATTTTCGTTATAGATCCATCCGGGGTGGTTAGGACGAAGGGATATAAAATGGATTCTCTCACCTTATCAAATATTATTAAGGGAGAAAAAGTCACGTATAAATTGTCAAGTGCTGATCATGTTGCAAAAGGATACAATTATAAGTTGCCATTAATGACCAACGGAATACAGGCAAATGGCGATTTAGATACAAATTTTGTTTTTAGGTCATTGTTGGCTATTTGGAATGAAAATACTAGTGAGGCCAATTGTCATGGTTTTGATGATTCTAAAAAGGCTTTATTTAAAGGTAGAGCTGAAGCCTTAGGTTTTGATCTTGGAGGGTTGCTCCGAATAGCGTACACTGGTAAGCCTAGTTGGGGACCCGGCGATTCTTTGTACGTGCAATTATCTCAGGATGTTATCAATGAGACAAACCGAAGGAATCTACTCGACGGAAAATATTTACAAATTGATACAGCAGGTATCGATTATAATAAAAAGAGGAAAATAATCGGTGTTAACATGTTCAGCTATAGTATTATCAATAAAAATCCTGGCACCACTAAAGCTCAATTAAGACAATCCATGCTTAAGGATGTGGAAGGATATTTCAATATTGAAACAAAAATTGAAAAACGTAAAGTCAAAGTCTGGAAACTGGTCATAATTGATAGCAATCTCTCGAAGAATCTTCGTTCTAAAGGGGGGCAATCCGAAATGTTACTGAAAGGTATTACCGATGGAGAAGGTTATAGACTAACAAATTATTCTATTGATCAAATTGTGATAAATTCTTTGTTACTCTTACCAATTAGGTCAATCGATCAATCAAATCATTACACGCCAATCATAATAAATGCTACAGGTATCAATTTCAATATCGATTTAAATTTGCATGCTAATATGTATGATCTGAATTCTGTACGAAAATCTCTAAATAATTTCGGGCTAGATCTTGTTCCAGCAGAAGATTTTATCAATGCAATAGTAGTTTCTGACAGAAAATAA
- a CDS encoding DUF4133 domain-containing protein, whose amino-acid sequence MEVRLMTFMESRIRGNMYVRFGGGFLETCHSNMVRRWVSILRLKSQYIWYLGAGVMGLLIVFAILYLIGINTYVTMFIVLALGALMVMKIYAMSNKYGEFGLMKELAKRGIPKLVRCNSRKVFRELGVSQKGKP is encoded by the coding sequence ATGGAGGTTAGATTGATGACATTCATGGAGAGCCGTATACGTGGGAACATGTACGTACGGTTCGGGGGAGGATTCTTAGAAACCTGCCATAGTAATATGGTAAGGCGCTGGGTTTCTATCCTACGATTAAAGAGCCAGTACATCTGGTACCTGGGCGCCGGCGTGATGGGACTGTTGATTGTGTTTGCCATTCTGTATCTGATCGGAATCAATACTTATGTCACCATGTTTATTGTTCTGGCGCTTGGGGCCTTGATGGTCATGAAAATATATGCAATGAGTAATAAGTATGGTGAATTTGGCCTGATGAAGGAACTGGCAAAACGGGGCATACCCAAACTGGTGAGGTGTAACAGCAGGAAGGTATTCAGGGAGCTGGGGGTAAGTCAAAAAGGTAAACCTTAA
- a CDS encoding MauE/DoxX family redox-associated membrane protein, with amino-acid sequence MKRSTLIDIICYVFFLLFVYTSLSKWFNYPLYIKDLHRSPLLGPFAGLISIIIPLSELIIAGMLLFARTRKWGLYGALTLMVLFTGYVGYVLGMTTERPCSCGGIIRLLTWPQHMVFNILLTVLSIMGIIIETNTENDTRSNNSNINLKTGT; translated from the coding sequence GTGAAAAGATCAACTCTCATTGACATCATTTGTTACGTTTTTTTCCTTCTGTTTGTTTATACCAGTTTGAGTAAATGGTTTAATTACCCATTATACATTAAAGACTTACATAGATCACCACTCTTGGGGCCATTTGCTGGCTTGATATCCATAATAATTCCCTTATCCGAGCTTATAATTGCCGGAATGTTATTATTCGCTAGAACGCGGAAATGGGGATTATATGGGGCACTTACTTTAATGGTTCTATTCACTGGATATGTAGGTTATGTTTTAGGAATGACAACAGAACGCCCCTGTAGCTGTGGTGGAATCATACGATTGCTTACCTGGCCACAGCATATGGTATTTAACATATTATTGACTGTGCTGTCAATTATGGGAATTATAATTGAAACTAATACTGAAAACGATACAAGAAGTAATAACTCAAATATAAACCTCAAGACAGGTACATGA
- a CDS encoding helix-turn-helix domain-containing protein, whose product MTLTQKQERLIHEVKRFIDSSPLERTPVVELVQRSGLTENLLTKGFKSVFKETLYNYQLRLCMEEAAILLHKGLSIKEVAFACGYKAQGNFTRAFFKIKKVTPSQYQSEKISQ is encoded by the coding sequence ATGACCCTTACCCAAAAACAAGAAAGGCTCATCCATGAAGTAAAACGGTTCATTGACAGCTCCCCCCTGGAACGCACACCAGTTGTGGAGTTAGTACAACGATCCGGACTGACTGAAAACCTATTGACAAAAGGCTTTAAAAGTGTATTCAAAGAAACACTTTACAATTATCAGCTTCGGCTATGTATGGAGGAAGCAGCTATATTACTGCACAAAGGACTATCCATAAAAGAGGTGGCCTTCGCCTGTGGTTATAAAGCACAAGGAAACTTCACCAGGGCTTTTTTTAAGATCAAGAAGGTTACCCCTTCGCAATATCAAAGTGAAAAAATATCGCAGTAA
- a CDS encoding RagB/SusD family nutrient uptake outer membrane protein, whose protein sequence is MKTTKHYLLIFTIVTSLISCKKFVEIGPPQNLSIAKSVFQNNETANSAMINIYIRMMEDQGGNPYRVSVYTGLSGDELKNYSNQIGYRQLYNNVLEPISAITNSYYSLAYNCIYQANAIIEGCQESSTLSSVVKNTLTGEALFIRAYWHFYLVNLYGDIPLVLTTDYTKNSTLQRSNKSLIYEQIVSDLKAAQNLLSDNYVGPDVVTTSLERIRPNKAAVTALMSRVYLFKQDYMAGEKAADAVLAKKDMYDIVPLNQVFLKNSKEAIWQMMKPNPNNQNINTYEGRGYILTTKPTGDFNNSTTIGSGLMSAFETGDLRKQTWIGKFTDITVTPNVDYYFPYKYKVKNGSDLSEYSMIMRVGEQYLIRAECRLKNGNRAGAVDDLDVIRKRAGLTPISILNPNISNEELMNAILKERQVELFTEQGHRWLDLKRSGKIDQVMIGYSIIKGSTWHTAQQLWPFPQTEILNNPNLKQNPGY, encoded by the coding sequence ATGAAAACAACCAAACATTACCTCCTCATATTTACTATTGTTACTTCTTTAATTAGTTGCAAAAAGTTTGTAGAGATAGGTCCTCCGCAAAATTTATCAATTGCAAAAAGTGTCTTTCAAAATAATGAAACCGCCAATTCGGCTATGATCAATATCTATATAAGGATGATGGAAGATCAGGGAGGAAATCCATATCGGGTTTCGGTATACACAGGATTGTCCGGTGATGAATTAAAAAACTATTCAAACCAAATTGGATATCGGCAGTTGTATAATAATGTACTTGAACCAATCAGTGCTATAACTAACTCATATTATAGCCTTGCATATAATTGTATCTATCAAGCCAATGCAATTATCGAAGGCTGTCAGGAATCCTCTACTTTATCTTCCGTCGTAAAGAATACGTTGACAGGCGAGGCATTGTTCATTCGAGCGTATTGGCATTTCTACTTGGTTAATCTGTATGGTGATATTCCATTGGTTTTAACTACAGATTATACAAAAAATTCCACATTGCAACGCTCAAACAAAAGTTTGATTTATGAACAAATTGTTAGTGATTTAAAGGCAGCTCAAAATTTATTATCTGACAATTATGTGGGGCCGGATGTGGTAACAACTTCATTGGAACGAATCCGACCGAATAAAGCAGCAGTTACCGCATTAATGTCAAGAGTTTATCTCTTTAAGCAAGATTACATGGCGGGGGAGAAAGCTGCCGATGCTGTTCTTGCCAAAAAGGATATGTATGATATAGTACCACTAAATCAAGTATTTCTTAAAAATAGTAAAGAAGCCATCTGGCAAATGATGAAGCCAAATCCCAACAACCAGAACATAAACACATATGAAGGTCGAGGTTATATTTTAACCACAAAACCAACAGGCGATTTTAATAATAGTACAACAATTGGATCAGGTTTAATGAGTGCCTTTGAAACAGGGGACTTAAGGAAGCAAACTTGGATAGGCAAATTTACAGACATCACAGTAACGCCTAATGTAGATTACTATTTCCCATATAAATATAAGGTAAAGAACGGATCGGACTTATCAGAGTATTCAATGATAATGAGGGTCGGGGAACAATATCTTATTAGGGCTGAATGTAGGCTTAAAAATGGTAACAGAGCTGGCGCGGTTGACGACCTGGATGTTATTCGAAAACGTGCCGGACTTACACCAATCAGTATTTTAAATCCCAATATTAGTAATGAGGAATTAATGAATGCCATCTTAAAAGAAAGACAAGTTGAGCTTTTTACCGAACAAGGACATCGATGGCTAGATCTTAAAAGGAGTGGTAAAATTGATCAAGTCATGATCGGATATTCAATTATTAAAGGGAGCACATGGCATACGGCACAACAATTATGGCCATTTCCCCAAACTGAAATCCTAAATAATCCTAATTTAAAACAAAACCCAGGGTATTAA